The genomic region GACACCGACACAAATAAATATATGGGTTGGGTTAGCGTTGAAAGGTACAACTCCCTAACCCAAAACCCGTCATCTACCTGAATCGACTAATACCCGTGTAAAACTCACACAAAATGATTCTAAAGCAAAAAATGTAACATTTACTACTCCCTATGATATATCTAACAGCTTTGAAATAACCTTTTCAGAACCTTAAACTAACATAACGTCAAATACATACATGATCAAATAATCAAACAATTTGGCCATAAACTCTAGCCAACACATCAACAACAATGGCACATTCAACAATTCAGAAATCAAAAGTGGATCTTCGTTACAGCACAACAATAATACCTTAACTAACAAACCTGCTAAATCAGTAGAGATTAGAAGTAAAATAGTACTTCTAAATCAAATCAAGCCCTTGCAGTGAGGATGGGGGCGAGTAGGGATGAGAAATTTATACAGAAAATATGGGTATAGTAATGGTACGTACCATACCGGTATTGACCGAACGGATACAGTACGTTATTTGGTTTAGAATGTAGCACAATTTTGGTATTGGTAAAATATGGTACAGTACTAGTTCAAGCCTTTTAATGAACGGTACCGTACAGTACCATATACTATACTATATTGGTACGAACCAAACATATACGGTACGGTATTCGGTTTTGGGTTTAGCAAAAGGCCTGGTCTATTCGCACACGTCCTTAGTCTATTTAAACActcaaagcgccccgctatggccaaagtggggcgctttggtgtaaagtcaacagacaaggtctgacaggttcagtccttgtctgttgactttacatcaaagcgccccgctttggcctaaGCTCGgtgctttggttttttttttccaaagcgccccgctttggcctaaGCTCGGCGctttggtttattttattttattttttttacattttgggCGTGTTTTTGACTGGTGACTGGTCTACGTTTAagttcaaattttacatttttgGTCCAAATTTTACAATATTTAATTTGTTTGTGCACATATATCTAAAGGTGAAGTCCCATCTCAATATTTAATTTGTTGAGGCATCTCACTATCGCGTACAACCCTTTCCAACTCTTTGACTAGTCCCATCCGTGCTATAGTATACATTTAGCAGTTCTTGTGGGCTCCACAATGCCACTTGCCACAATGAAATATAGTATACAttagggtgtagggagtggttagacacttgaaagtggtaaacttcaaaattaaccaatgagagtgtgccacgtcatttagtcataagtgtttaaactaTGTTGAAAAGcgttggcaatggttagacacttggtgaagtggtaaactttttttttttttaaaaaaaaagaaaaaggtgtgattggttaaagatggcatggaccccaccACCGACGGAACAAAACTCACTGTTCTTTTTCATGATTTTATCATGTGTCGTGTTCTACCGTGCACTAACAATTAACATGTTTTGTTCTAATTAATCTTCTTTATCACACCCATTTGAACTCTTTTCTTGAATCTTGATTTTATATGAATTTACAAGGCTTGTTGTATGAGATTCTTGAAAAAAATagttcaaataaaaaaaataaaaaaataaaaaaaatttacaaaagtATTAATTTCAAACTCAATACATCAACCCATAACCCATGTGATAAAATGACAgtattgattttattacttttaaTGTAACCCCATATGTTCAAGATGTAtgttaaatgtgtttaataataatcacgttAATTCTTTTACAATCCAAGAgtacgtttgtgtttgttcaatatatgcattacatcacgttaaaaaccgaatgtcactgacacgacccaatcagattcaatacgcacttgtacgacccaaaatgacaatatacatcataatactacaattaatgaaaaaatacgtcatgtacatgtacggtaggcggctgACACACATAAAACTACTCATAGGAGTACTTGTGCTTTCAAACCAAAATGATACGATATAATGGAATACGTcatcacacgtaaccgatttgatccggaacttgcagtatagtccatatatattaaaaaatgatgtataatggAAAAAGCGTAAAATTTAGACTATTATCGACACGTTtgtgaattaaaaacaattttaaaatttTAGAAAAGGCCCTAAGCGCTGCGCTTTGACCTAAGAGGGGCGCTTTGCcccaaaatgtaaaaaaaaaaaaaaacccaaagcgccgagctttggccatagcggggcgctttgatgTAAAGCAACAGACAAGGTCTGACCGgttcagtccttgtctgttgactttacaccaaagcgccccactttggccatagcggggcgctttggggTGTGAAAATAATTTTCTCCGTGTGTGAATAGCATGACCCTTAGCAAAATTTATGCATTGGTACTATGTGGTATGGACCGTACAGTACGGGTTCGGTGCTAGTACCGATCGTTCACATTTGGGCCTACTTGGAATTCCGGGGAGAATTTGGTTGTGTCCGGTATTAGTTCGATTCTGACAACATCGGTACCTAGTATTGTTCACAATACAAACTTTGAATACAACTTCAATTTGAATAAAATTTATATCATACTATAGCTATGTATTCAgcttttaaaaaaagttaataaaTGAATTTATTagagaaaaataaaattaaatgaaATGAGTTAAAGCATATAGTGTTTTTTTTAGTGTAAGGGGTAAAATTGAATTCCAGGGTTTTGGATTATCTTATGTTTGGTAAACTTTGAGATGACAGAACATAACATTAAAGTATATTTCATTGAATATGATAAAATCTACAAGCTTTGGTATAAAAGTCTTGTTGCAATGTAAATTATGTTGGCAcatgtattttgagttgagttATAGGAAATGATAACATAAGAAGCTTGTTTAGACTTTAACATCATCAAGAGGAACATTAATGCCTTTCTGAAAGCATTCATAATTAAAGACGGCATAGTTTTTAACGGTCTTGTACATCCTCGGCGTCTTCTCGTCAACCAAAACATCCACCGGGCCAATCTCTTTGTTAGGGTCAGGTTCTATAAACATAGCCACGGATATTCTCCCCTTCCCCTTGTTTGTCACAACCCTGTGAAGCGGACTCTTGAAAATCCCATTACTCAAGATCTGCAAAACCAATAAAACTTGTGTAAAGTATAACTCTATCATATAAGCTTACGCTGCCCATTTGATGTGTCAAGTACTAGTACACACAACTAACATAGTTTGAAACGAGTATGTTGTAACCTGCATTTGATCGCCAAGATTAATGAAAAGGGCATCGCGTATCACAGGAACCATGTACCATTTACCATCATTAAACACTTGAAGCCCTTCGACTTCAGGATCTTGTAATAAAAAAGTAATCCCAGATTTATCCGAATGGGCTTTCAGACCAAGCACTTGATCTGGGGTTGGACATGGTGGGTACAAAAGAAACCTCGCTGACATAACTTCATGTTCTTCAGTAAATTGTTTCGAAAAACAATTTTCTTCCAAATCTAAAGATTTCGCCATTGCCTCGAATATGACTACAGATATAGATTTGATCTTCATGGTATAGTCATCGACGGTTTCCCTGCATAACACACGACTCTTTGTTCTTTTAACATATTGAAGAGTATAGGTTATCAATGCATCTGGATGAAGAAAGTTAGAAATGGGACCTGAAATTCGATGGGTTTTCGGGCCAGAACTGGAGTTTTCTTTGATCTTTGGGGAGAAGGAGAAGAAAAAGGCGATCACACCAATCTTGAACTTGACTCTCAGAGACTGTCACGTCGTTTCCATAGCCTTCAGAAGAACCAGCTTCTCTGTAGTATTTTTTCTTTTCCTCCAAGGGTAGCTCCAAGAACTGTTTGCTCACTTGTCGAATGATGTCTAGATATGACTCTGAAAGCCCGTGATTTACAGCCTAATTTTGAATATAAAAGGTCAATGAATTTGAGTACCAACTTTCATCAAGAAATCTTGAATTTCAAGATAAAAGTATTTATTTTTATGGTAGTTTTaagcttggttttaaaaagcgtgtGACACTCTCTGATGCATTGATCTCAAAAGCCGATGCGTGAAGCACACGCATCACGTATTCGAGGCGAGCATTATGAAAAATACTAAAAAACTATgtataaataataatttttttagtagtttttcacaaaaaaaaaaaaaaaactagttaacTTTTAAACCCTAAGATATAAGATATAAAATCTTCTTGTAACTTAAAGATGACTACAAACTAGCAGAAAATAAGTGTTCTAAATGAACCCAAAAACAATGTAGATTTTGGAGATAAAAAGTGAATGAATTTGAGTCCCAACTCTTATCAAGAAATCTTGAATTTGAGATTTTCAAGAAAAAGTTCATAGTTTTCATGCTAGTTTCAAGAACATTAACATCTTCTAATTTCAACACTACTACACACAAACTAGCAGAAAATTTATAAAATAGACCTGAAAACAACCCCAAGTGGTGAGTGCTGATCTGAGTTTATCTAGCTCAGCTTGTTGATCATCTTGTTTAGAAGAGGAAACAAAACAACCAATGTCAATGATGGGCACCGGAGCAAAAGGAGGTGAGGTTTCTAAAGAACCAAATTTGGTGTAGTTGTTGTTGATCATGTATTTGGAAGATGGTTGATCACCATCTATAGCCATCTGATATGGAGTTTTCTCTGGGAGTGAGTCAACTGAAGCCATGGATCAACAGAGAAGAGTGAGAATGAGAGATGAAAATGGGTGTGGGTTCTTGATTTATATAAACAAGAAAGGTGGCATATTTGTATTGCTTTGTTGATGCAAGATTGGCTTACTCTATGTCTTGAAGTCTGTGAAGGTGGCCAACAAGATTCCGCTATCTAAGTTTCTTGCCGGGCTGTTTTCTATATTTATGTAGAAGTTTTGCCGTTTAGAAAAAGTAGGAGTGTCCTCTCGGTTCTTGATTTATAAAGATTGATGTAACAATGAGGTAAATGAGTATAAATTCCAAGATGAGATAATGCCATAACACCAAATAAAAGACGTGTTGGAAATGTGTTCCTTGTAAGTGATTAAATGTTTTAATTTTATGGTAGTAGATGTGACAAATGAAACGGAACCTAATGGATAAACGTGAAATCTGAAAAAATTTGAGATGAGTATTCGGGTATAGAACTGGATATGagatttgttttaaaaaaatcacGAGTGTAGGACGGCCGAACGGGTATAGTATCATGTGATAACCTAACCTATCCGATTATTTACCCCTTTACCTGAACcaatttaatttttgtttttatttttcattggCCTTTTTTTACTAGTGCTTCATTTTAGTAGGCTAATTATGTGGGAAAAAAAAACTTTTCTTTTACAACTATATATTTTATAacattatttatattttgtatgctATGAAGTATGCACTTAACTTTTGGTATTTTATCATCTTATAATTTTGTATTTTAGATATTTTAATAATTTATGGCCATGGTGAGATGTAtgtagtttatatatatatatttttttaattatcatgtatgtttacttgaaaatcacaaagtatattttttttaacaaactgttggtgcacttgtgtctgtactttgtctgtatataaaacgatgtcctttgttagtcatgtaagtttgaccaagtcaaccatcctccggtttgacttggacaaacagtttGAATATGGTTGTAatttgtctgtctcgaaggatgagacatcgaaggatgatttAGATCCTTCGATAAGCTCGAAAGTTAACCTTCAATAGAtgtagatggacctcgaaggatatgccatccttcgaggtatatgtgtatccTTCGATAGCTGGGTGCTCGATAGATCATCTATCGAGCAGTCAACATGATCCTTCGGACAGACATTCggtgttgggtataaatacccatgtagtgtgttcactTCAGTAGCTAGACAGATGAGCAGAGACAGAAAGATAGACTCGAGAGATAGTGAGagcattctgtcaagaacacacacacactgttagagagtttacaaaactgatttgtaaacattgagcttgtaaccgaacctttcatacgtattaatacaagtggtgttaatcggtgaactttgtgtgtcttgtgtttatgcttgtttcatctcggtttgcactctagcttggattccgcacttgctagtgtgtttcacataacaaggttaaggtttgaactcatcctccgagggacctacaattggtatcagagccatggtgcccgatttagtaaatctaaccgtttactaagtcacatgtgctctagatctgtgattttagTGATTTTTTTTCAAGAAGAAAGGttgggtgaaaatgagaaaaactcagatctggacccgaatattcagatctgtgctgaaacgagtgttgggttttatgtttttcaccTAAATATTCAAGTTATCATCATCAAAAATTGTATACAAAGTGTTTTCGTCAAATCTGCAAAATTAAACAGAggctgtgttcttgatgttcttggcGGCTTCATACCCCGAAAGATGAAAAAGGTGCTCGAAAGATGAGActttgggtcgaaggatccagatctggatcgaaagataccagatatttgtgggAACCCTCAACAACTTCGAAAGATATATCCTTCGTTCTTGGCACGAAACAGttttcgaaggatcatccttcggtTGATCAGATTCGATTGATCAAAATATCTTTCAAAATTTATGATCTTTCATaagttgatccttcgataagGCCTTTCATCTTTCGAGGAAAATAACATCAATCGTCCAGCATATATCTTCtgtttcgaaggatccagatcATCGGCCAACAAGATCATCCAGTTTCGTCAGTTCCTTACTTTCGTCGACATAAAACAGGGGTTTTGATTGTTTGGAGCTTATGAATCGCAGGAGGATAAACATACACATAAATTGGTAATAATTTGTTTCTTCGAAGATGGAATCGCTGAAAAAGATTGTCGGCTGGATGATGTTAGCGGCTCAATTTTTCTTTTGAGGGTGTTTGTCTGTTTTGGTGGGTATCGCAGACAGAGAAAAGAGCTGCTGGAGTTGTTGTGTATCGAAGAAGGAGAAGAAGGTCAGACAAATGTTAATGTCGGCTGTAAAGTGAAAGGTGGACTGGGAAACAAAATTGGACAAAATTAGTGTTGGGCTTAAGGAACAGGCCCAGGAGAAACTAAATGATAAAAGTCCATGGATTGATTCTTGTTAGTTTCCCACTTTGCACATTCACAGAAAGTATTTGGATTGGAATTTTATTATGAGATCAGACAGATTGTTGGGGTTGCTCATTTAATTCACTTGGAGTCGGGTCGGGTGTTCGCGAAGATTATTTGACCGGGCTTCCAAATCTCAACATCAAATTCGTACGAATTTGGGAGCGCGCGGGATGACGcggcatgatgaaaacaagagatgatgaaaacttgatttttgaaaaatgtggggtagtcacggttaccgatgaaaatgtcaaaaatggTGACGTGACtactatgggccaaaaacaaaaaccgtatgttcacttccgcacgtcaatatttatgattgttatcggttattcgtaaatgttcgaaagcattttgtttattgtcatattctcgcatttgaaaacgaacgtatgaacctggaatgtcaataccggtcctaacgagttcacaaagtctttggagggatacaagtcggatcctacgggttactaggcgaaatttctttatcaactagaatatgcaacgaagaaatctttttgtttattgtcatattctcgcatttggtaacgaatgaatcaacctagaatgtcaataccggtcctaacgagttcacaaattctttggagggatacaagtcggatcctacggggtaccaggggacgttcttattcaactagaatatgcaaagaagaaagtcattttcGTGATTTTTCAAacaaccgagaacattcaatgaagattgatgacagttccgctcagtggagggaattggtgaacatttgaagataaattctactcagtggagagaatttgttatgtgaaattgacgacagtttctttgaagtggaaagaatctgttaaggtttagagattttaccaaagaaatggggggataaaaattttcatatgttgaatttcttcggtaaatttctaaacgcaatcacaggtggtagagtttgtgattttctggtgatacaaacggttctgcgtggaatgttttgcacagacacatatttgaggattttaattaattctccagccagcgtgaagagttttgcacggaaacatacaggtatctaaagtcgacagtagtttcaaagcgctgtttactgaagacctgggggaatctttatgaaagttgatagttcaaggctgaagacctgcaggattcggttttgggtttgatgtttctttgggattttacagggatctgggggtaactcaattcgttgagtttgcaaacgatgtacttggtcaagctgacttcctgagtactgatgctgaagatccgtagtgcattacgtggtcaacttcacaaaggcgagacaatgagatctggatgtagttcaactaagcgtgctgtttggttgagcttgcaagggatacacttggtctagctgactttcctgagtgttgatgctgaagattaaagtgcattacttggtcgattccacaaagacggtttacagaagacagttcaccagaaatctctatcaatgtagtatgcttgaatgaAACAAAGGTTTTATGACatatcaagacttgatgcagttctTAAAGattggaacccttatcaaatgccggttggagtattggaagattagcggaagatcggtcaattggtccttgtgaggaaattgcacaacacccaacacggatacgcgtactttgagggggaactATTATACAAGGAGggtcaagatactacttacctggatcatcggtcaagggggaatttgttaacacaaAGAAGataaatacttgactgaagatcgattgcagttgcattttcagcattcgacagcaacggacaaggggaaATTTGTTGATggagattttgtgtccgatgcttgtcgaatagattagttattattttacgccgaatttgtaatagttagtgaaacggtcaaaagaatgtgtattgacccgctcgtttgaagtggtcaaacgagagggttatatGTTTGACCGTGTGGATTTTGCTAGACAAGTGggtgtgggtataaataccaacccttTGTCATTTGCAAAACTTAGAGAGTTGAGAGATAGGGAACTCATTTTGTGAGAGTTCTTAGTTTGCTTTATTGtgtgggggagagatcaccacttggtctctccccggatgtatactcctttggtattagttcggttatcatataatcgggccgatttgtaatgttatactaccgattaatacaaagaagtgtgtttatccatctctaatctctcccgtcttgaaccGATCTCACGCTAATCAtggtttcggtcccgaaacacAATCCTACACAAACACACCATTTTGAATAGATAAAGTGACTTCAAAACAAAATATAGAAAATGGGCGGTTGGTTAATTAACTTATATATTATGAAAAGTTCAGCATAAGATCATTCATTTGGTGTAATTAATGTATATATTATAAGGCATAAGATCATTTGGTATAATTATGTATATATTATAAGAAAATCAAGAGTTAAAAAAATCCATTGACACGTCTGTTAGCTATCATATCAGATATCCTTAGACAATGGACAATGCGCACATTTATGGGTGCATTTGACTTATGTGGCAACATATGTGGGAATGACATCATTGGAGGGGAGCGCGTTTAGGGTGACACCCTTGGCTACGTGAGGCATAAAAATTGTTGGGCCCGGAGAAACGCATTTGTGCCTCTCCCTTGGAGATGTGAATAGATGGTCTTACAAATTCTATACATTTTCCCATTTTCCCATTTTCACATTATTACATGTTTTATAGATATTTTTCATTTTAAAAGTGTTTTCTTAATAACCTTACTTTTATTTAAATTCGTATAATTAAAGTTTATagaatatatttaaaatattgcTTTTCTACAAAAGAAAATTTTGTAAAAGTtaatattaaaattttaaaactaACTTTGTTTATAAAAGTAAGTGAgaaacaaatatttttttaaaaaattttggtAACAATGATTTCTTTAATaaaaaaagagtttaaataaGTGAGAAAGGTATCACATCACAATGGCATTATCTTTTATTTTACCATCTAATTCACACACTTACTAAATTTAGATTTAAATCTACATCAATACCCACTATGTATGAACTACAACGAAACGCGTATATATCTTAGTCCCATATCCGATTGTCAAATAGTATCTTGTACACAACCCAATATCAGTCGGGTTTCAATATAGTAATTTTCCATCTGGTATTGGTTATACCCTTcgatttgttaaaaaaaatatactttGTGATTTTCAAGTACACatgataattaaaaaaaatatataaactatatacATCTCACCATGGCCATAAATTATTAAAATATCTAAAATACAAAATTATAAGATGATAAAATACCAAAAGTTAAGTTCATACTTCATagcatacaaaatataaataatgtTATAAAATATATAGTTGTAAAAGAAAAGTTTTTTTTCCACATAATTAACCTACTAAAATGAAAGCATTAGTTAACAAGGGccaatgaaaaataaaaacaaaaattaaattgGTTCAGGTAAAAAGGGGTAAATAGTCGGATAGGTTAGGTTATCACCTGATACCATACCCCTTCGGCCGTCCTACACTCgtgatttttttaaaacaaatctCATATCCAGTTCTATACCCGAATACTCATCTCAAATTTTTCAGATTTCACGTTTATTCATTAGGTTCCGTTTCATTTGTCACATCTACTACCATAAAATTAAAACATTTAATCACTTACAAGGAACACATTTCCAACACATCTTTTATTTGGTGTTATGGCATTATCTCATCTTGGAATTTGTACTCATTTACCTCATTGTTACATCAATCTTTATAAATCAAGAACCGAGACGACACTCCTACTTTTTCTAAACGGCAAAACTTCTACATAAATATAGAAAACGGCCCGGCAAGAAACTTAGATAGCGGAATCTTGTTGGCCACCTTCACAGACTTCAAGACATAGAGTAAGCCAATCTTGCATCAACAAAGCAATACAAACATGCCACCTTTCTTGTTTATATAAATCAAGAACCCACACCCATTTTCATATCTCATTCTCACTCTTCTCTATTGAACCATGGCTTCAGTTGACTCACTCCCAGAGAAAACTCCATATCAGATGGCTATAGATGGTGATCAACCATCTTCCAAATACATGATCAACAACAACTACACCAAATTTGGTTCTTTAGAAATCTCACCTCCTTTTGCTCCGGTGCCCATCATTGACATTGGTTGTTTTGTTTCATCTTCTAAACAAGATGATCAACAAGCTGAGCTAGATAAACTCAGATCAGCACTCACCACTTGGGGTTGTTTTCAGGTCTATTTTATATGTTTTCTGCTAGTTTGTAGTCATCTTTAAGTTACAAGAAGATTTTATATCTTATATCTTAGGGTTTAAAAgttaactagttttttttttttttttttttttttttttttttttttttttttttgaaaaactacTAAAAAACTATTATTTAAACATAGTTTTTTAGTAGTTTTCATAATGCTCGTCTCAAATACATGATGCGTGCGCTTCACGCACCGGCTTTTGAGATCAATGCATCAGAGAGTGTCacacgctttttaaaaccaagcttAAAAACTACCATAAAAATAAATACTTTTATCTTGAAATTCAAGATTTCTTGATGAAAGTTGGTACTCAAATTCATTGACCTTTTTTGTTCAAAATTAGGCTGTAAATCACGGGCTTTCAGAGTCATTTCTAGACATCGTTCAACAAGTGAGCAAACAGTTCTTGGAGCTACCCTTGGAGGAAAAGAAAAAATACTACAGAGAAGCTGGTTCTTCTGAAGGCTATGGAAACGACGTGACAGTCTCTGAGAGTCAAGTTCAAGATTGGTGTGATCGCCTTTTTCTTCTACTTCTCCCCAAAGATCAAAGAAAACTCCAGTTCTGGCCCGAAAACCCATCGAATTTCAGGTCCCATTTCTAACTTTCTTCATCCAGATGCATTGATAACCTATGTTAAAAGAACAAAGAGTCGTGTGTTATGCAGGGAAACCATCGATGACTATACCATGAAGATCAAATCTATATCTGTGATCATATTCGAGGCAATGGCAAAATCTTTAGATTTGGAAGAAAATTGTTTTTCGAAACAATTTACTGAAGAACATGAAGTTATGTCAGCGAGGTTTCTTTTGTACCCACCATGTCCAACCCCAGATCAAGTGCTTGGTCTGAAAGCCCATTCGGATAAATCTGGGATTACTTTTTTATTACAAGATCCTGAAGTCGAAGGGCTTCAAGTGTTTAAGATGGTAAATGGTACATGGTTCCTGTGATACGCGATGCCCTTTTCATTAATCTTGGAGATCAAATGCAGGTTACAACATACTCGTTTCAAACTATGTTAGTTGTGTGTACTAATACTTGACACATCAAATGGGCAGCTTAAGCTTATATGATAcaattatattttacacaagttttaTTGGTTTTGCAGATCTTGAGTAATGGG from Helianthus annuus cultivar XRQ/B chromosome 10, HanXRQr2.0-SUNRISE, whole genome shotgun sequence harbors:
- the LOC110883549 gene encoding protein SRG1 codes for the protein MASVDSLPEKTPYQMAIDGDQPSSKYMINNNYTKFGSLETSPPFAPVPIIDIGCFVSSSKQDDQQAELDKLRSALTTWGCFQAVNHGLSESYLDIIRQVSKQFLELPLEEKKKYYREAGSSEGYGNDVTVSESQVQDWCDRLFLLLLPKDQRKLQFWPENPSNFRETVDDYTMKIKSISVVIFEAMAKSLDLEENCFSKQFTEEHEVMSARFLLYPPCPTPDQVLGLKAHSDKSGITFLLQDPEVEGLQVFNDGKWYMVPVIRDALFINLGDQMQILSNGIFKSPLHRVVTNKGKGRISVAMFIEPDPNKEIGPVDVLVDEKTPRMYKTVKNYAVFNYECFQKGINVPLDDVKV
- the LOC110886631 gene encoding LOW QUALITY PROTEIN: protein SRG1 (The sequence of the model RefSeq protein was modified relative to this genomic sequence to represent the inferred CDS: inserted 1 base in 1 codon), which encodes MASVDSLPEKTPYQMAIDGDQPSSKYMINNNYTKFGSLEISPPFAPVPIIDIGCFVSSSKQDDQQAELDKLRSALTTWGCFQAVNHGLSESFLDIVQQVSKQFLELPLEEKKKYYREAGSSEGYGNDVTVSESQVQDWCDRLFLLLLPKDQRKLQFWPENPSNFRETIDDYTMKIKSISVIIFEAMAKSLDLEENCFSKQFTEEHEVMSARFLLYPPCPTPDQVLGLKAHSDKSGITFLLQDPEVEGLQVFXDGKWYMVPVIRDALFINLGDQMQILSNGNFKSPLHRVVTNKGKGRISVAMFIEPDPNKEIGPVDVLVDEKTPRMYKTVKNYAVFNYESFQKGINVPLDDVKV